In Topomyia yanbarensis strain Yona2022 chromosome 2, ASM3024719v1, whole genome shotgun sequence, one DNA window encodes the following:
- the LOC131685603 gene encoding scaffold attachment factor B2, with product MSDTMEKRKIHELRVVDLKQELEKRGKDGNGVKNVLLERLTQALKDEKHNPETYEFEIAITGKTPAKKAKPGTGNDADANGTDDADVVIVEDDIKKEKEEPKSEPKSAATTNGKEDAKEADNEDSLNLTIGEEDEKLLHDDSNIESDKKGADAEKGTENKKSEVKSTNDDKKGDTKSDKTATSKDQESGGKSSSSSAKPIDSKSKTSPSSSEKSPSTVSRNLWVSGLSSLTRATDLKLIFSKYGKVIGAKVVTNTRTPGSRCYGYVTMASAKDATECITNLHRTELHGGMISVERAKSDLGPAKPAGSSGDAKTSPTKATTTLEGVADSGKVKEKDEKKKDDDNGRSNGGDRHRSHHRSRSQYRGRSPARGRSPNRGKSQIRGRSQFRDEKAKDDTENDKNAIAKKDEPRDRRERDGDRRDPQRSRDREREVLSLQKIREERDRQRLREKERQLREEDRRRREMRARQREEEAMLRREREKLAIERARIEKEKADLLRIERERQKLEREKIELERLELKRQQRKIEEAKRNLKRPSTDHAHFDEDRKRSATSGRFEAPPPPSISASGRGSYPATGDKKRPDDYPSKRDDYKSRDDYKPRAVDDFRRADNFKRNGGGVIDDYKRDLDRALPAIDSRYQDQRTSSSGNVGDYRGNVGPRDDRDRNGPTQKSRYLEAVDSRYNDRSGGGGGGGSGPWHNNAAPLQMSMAAAINNDGWRMDNGQDRYDRTYNERKAPQMNAGPFMDPIRQSQFMGGGGGGRPQDRYNAAVSGRFDSGRY from the exons ATGTCGGACACGATGGAAAAACGAAAGATTCATGAACTGCGAGTCGTGGATCTCAAGCAGGAACTGGAAAAACGTGGCAAAGATGGAAATGGAGTGAAAAATGTGCTGCTCGAGAGACTGACTCAG GCTCTGAAGGATGAAAAACACAATCCTGAAACGTACGAGTTCGAGATTGCGATCACGGGAAAAACTCCTGCCAAGAAGGCTAAACCCGGAACTGGAAATGATGCCGATGCAAATGGCACCGACGACGCAGACGTGGTGATAGTGGAGGATGATATAAAAAAGGAG AAGGAGGAGCCGAAAAGCGAGCCTAAATCTGCGGCGACTACTAATGGCAAAGAGGACGCAAAGGAAGCGGACAATGAAGACTCGCTCAACTTGACCATCGGCGAAGAGGATGAGAAATTGCTTCACGACGATAGCAACATCGAGAGCGATAAGAAAG GAGCTGATGCTGAGAAAGGaacggaaaataaaaaatctgagGTTAAATCCACCAATGACGATAAAAAGGGTGACACTAAGAG CGACAAGACGGCAACATCGAAGGATCAAG AGAGTGGCGGCAAGTCATCATCCAGTTCTGCAAAACCCATCGATTCCAAGTCAAAAACATCGCCGAGTTCAAGCGAAAAGTCCCCCTCAACGGTGTCCCGCAATCTCTGGGTATCAGGACTGTCATCGTTGACCCGGGCGACCGATCTGAAGTTGATTTTCTCTAAGTACGGTAAAGTGATCGGAGCAAAGGTGGTCACGAATACTCGTACCCCGGGAAGTCGCTGCTATGGTTACGTGACGATGGCATCAGCAAAAGACGCAACGGAGTGTATTACTAATCTACATCGAACCGAATTACATGGGGGTATGATCTCGGTCGAGCGAGCAAAGTCGGATCTAGGGCCAGCCAAACCCGCCGGAAGTAGCGGCGATGCCAAGACGTCACCAACAAAAGCAACCACCACTTTGGAGGGAGTTGCTGATAGTGGCAAAGTCAAGGAAAAAGACGAAAAGAAGAAGGACGACGACAACGGCAGATCGAATGGCGGCGACCGTCACAGGTCACATCACAGAAGCAGATCTCAGTACCGTGGCAGATCGCCTGCGCGAGGAAGGTCTCCGAATCGCGGTAAATCGCAGATTCGTGGAAGGAGTCAATTTAGAGATGAAAAAGCTAAAGATGACActgaaaatgacaaaaatgctATTGCTAAGAAAGACGAGCCACGTGATCGCCGTGAACGAGATGGAGATCGTCGAGATCCACAGCGCAGTCGCGATAGGGAGCGTGAGGTTCTATCCTTACAGAAAATACGCGAAGAACGCGACCGTCAACGGCTGCGGGAAAAGGAACGCCAGCTGCGTGAGGAGGACCGACGACGCCGGGAGATGCGTGCTCGCCAGCGCGAGGAAGAAGCGATGCTGCGACGCGAACGGGAGAAGCTAGCCATTGAACGGGCTCGCATTGAAAAGGAAAAGGCCGATCTGCTGCGTATTGAACGCGAGCGCCAGAAGCTGGAACGCGAGAAGATTGAACTCGAACGTCTGGAACTGAAGCGCCAGCAAAGGAA GATTGAAGAGGCTAAACGGAACCTAAAGCGGCCATCCACAGACCATGCGCACTTTGATGAAGATCGAAAACGTTCGGCAACATCGGGACGGTTCGAAGCACCTCCGCCACCGTCAATTTCAGCTTCAGG TCGTGGATCCTACCCAGCAACTGGGGACAAAAAGCGTCCGGATGACTACCCCTCGAAACGGGATGATTACAAATCGCGCGATGACTACAAACCACGCGCGGTTGACGATTTTCGTCGAGCGGATAATTTCAAGCGTAACGGAGGTGGTGTGATCGATGATTATAAACGAGATCTTGATAGAGCGTTACCGGCGATAGACAGCCGCTATCAGGACCAGCGCACCAGCAGTTCCGGTAATGTTGGCGACTATCGTGGAAACGTTGGTCCTCGTGACGATCGAGATCGAAACGGGCCGACCCAGAAGTCACGCTATTTGGAGGCGGTTGACAGCCGTTACAATGACCGCTCCGGaggcggtggtggtggtggtagtggACCATGGCACAACAACGCCGCACCCCTTCAGATGAGCATGGCAGCGGCAATCAACAATGATGGCTGGCGTATGGATAATGGCCAGGACAGGTACGATCGCACCTACAATGAAAGGAAAGCTCCGCAAATGAACGCCGGCCCATTTATGGATCCCATCCGACAAAGTCAGTTCATGGGAGGTGGCGGCGGTGGACGTCCACAAGATCGGTACAACGCTGCTGTATCGGGACGCTTTGACAGTGGACGATACTAA